The genomic region GGCGAAGCGCGTCGCCTCGGGCAGCTGGCGCGCGTAGATCAAGATGTCGTAGACGAGCCCGACCCGCGCCAGGGCGGCGATGCCGTGGCGGAACCCGCTGCCGTCGAGAAAACCCTCGGGCTCGGCCTGGACGACATGCCGGATACCGACCACACACGGCTCCTGGCCGACCCGTTCGAGCTGCCGCTCGATATCGCGCGCGCGCAGGTCGATCCAGCCAACCACGCCCCTGATGAACGGCTGGGTGTTGGCCAGTTCGATCAGCCAGCCGGTTTCCTCGGTGTCCTGGCGCGCCTGCACGGCGATCGTGCCGCCGACCCCCTCGGCGCGCAGCTCGTCCTCCAGATCGCCCGGCAGGAAGTCGTGCGCGAGCGCGGCCATCGAGCCGTCGATCCAGCCGTAACGCGACGGTTCATACCGCCAGAAGTGCTGATGCGCATCGATCACGTGGGCGGAGGACTCGTTCGCGGCGCTCACTCGCGGCGTCCTCTGTGCGGCACCGGCGTCGCGCCATGGGCGCTGGAGTCGTAGCAGGCTTCGACGACGGCCATCGTCTTGATCGCATCGTCGACGGATGAGACGAGTGCAGGGTCTTCCTTGGCGACGAACCGCTGCAGGTTCGACATCGGACCCTCGAACGCCTCGGTGAACCACGAGCCGCGCAGCGGCACGTCGTGCCAGCGGCGCTCGGCCGTCACCTGCATCGTGTCGGGCGGACCGGCCGGGTAATCCAGGTTGACCCCCCAGGTGACGCGCGCGATCCCGTTCGTCCCCTCGA from Vicinamibacterales bacterium harbors:
- a CDS encoding amidohydrolase family protein, with the translated sequence MIDAHQHFWRYEPSRYGWIDGSMAALAHDFLPGDLEDELRAEGVGGTIAVQARQDTEETGWLIELANTQPFIRGVVGWIDLRARDIERQLERVGQEPCVVGIRHVVQAEPEGFLDGSGFRHGIAALARVGLVYDILIYARQLPEATRFAAAFPAQRFVLDHLGKPDIRGGGFESWRRDIRGLAALPNVWCKLSGLVTEADWRTWTPAGLRPYLDTALEAFGPSRLMFGSDWPVCTLGATYRQTLALVREAIAEYSDEERARIMGRTAEHVYLRMNES